Proteins from a single region of Antechinus flavipes isolate AdamAnt ecotype Samford, QLD, Australia chromosome 2, AdamAnt_v2, whole genome shotgun sequence:
- the TPPP3 gene encoding tubulin polymerization-promoting protein family member 3: protein MAEHPDVEGLEESFRKFAIHGDTKATGQEMNGKNWAKLCKDCKVADGKNVTGTDVDIVFSKVKGKTARVINYEEFKKALEELAAKRFKGKPKEEAFDAICKLVAGKEPANVGVTKAKTGGAVERLTDTSKYTGSHKERFDESGKGKGIAGRQDILDDSGYVSAYKHAGTYDSKVKK from the exons ATGGCGGAGCACCCAGACGTGGAAGGCCTGGAGGAGAGCTTCCGAAAGTTTGCCATCCATGGAGACACCAAGGCCACGGGGCAGGAGATGAATGGCAAGAACTGGGCCAAACTCTGTAAGGACTGCAAGGTTGCCGATGGCAAGAATGTCACCGGCACAGATGTCGACATCGTCTTCTCTAAAGTCAA GGGGAAGACTGCCCGAGTCATCAATTACGAGGAGTTTAAGAAGGCCCTGGAGGAGCTGGCCGCAAAGAGATTTAAGGGCAAGCCCAAGGAGGAGGCGTTCGACGCCATCTGCAAGCTGGTGGCGGGCAAAGAGCCGGCCAACGTGGGCGTGACT AAAGCCAAAACGGGAGGGGCCGTGGAACGGCTGACGGACACCAGCAAGTACACGGGCTCCCACAAGGAGCGCTTCGACGAGAGCGGCAAAGGAAAGGGCATCGCGGGCCGCCAGGACATCCTCGATGACAGTGGCTACGTCAGCGCCTACAAGCACGCGGGAACCTACGACTCCAAGGTGAAAAAGTGA